Proteins encoded by one window of Salvia splendens isolate huo1 chromosome 5, SspV2, whole genome shotgun sequence:
- the LOC121804153 gene encoding uncharacterized protein LOC121804153: MDQFSSHSFSIAKMKREGYQHGMVKTYPVIWTRLRDPDKLNTAGLFAKVPTKPTNHSKFTGKCGRSMCRECHSNPACKSKDKAKGAQKLRSSSNTMRSLSGFSTMTILDYIDGDYDCANHLYRGRGDE, encoded by the coding sequence ATGGATCAATTCAGCTCACATTCATTCAGCATAGCAAAAATGAAGAGAGAGGGTTACCAACATGGCATGGTCAAGACCTATCCCGTTATATGGACAAGGCTGCGAGATCCCGACAAGCTGAACACGGCCGGCCTATTTGCTAAAGTTCCAACCAAGCCCACCAACCACTCCAAGTTCACCGGCAAGTGTGGCCGGTCCATGTGTCGTGAATGCCACTCGAACCCAGCTTGCAAGTCCAAAGACAAGGCTAAGGGAGCACAAAAACTTCGGTCTTCATCCAACACCATGAGATCATTGTCAGGGTTTTCAACTATGACCATTTTAGACTATATAGATGGTGACTATGATTGTGCCAATCACCTTTATAGAGGACGTGGTGATGAATAA